Proteins from a genomic interval of Kitasatospora herbaricolor:
- a CDS encoding threonine/serine ThrE exporter family protein has product MPKRGRPGGGKRARGGRAAPPARDTRDTRQVHPSDAPPTEGLLGHPAPPAGAADVPFAPATEGLLTPSVEAPAARSRAAELRAIELRTAELMTGSVAAGSATAGSATAGPAGAGRDDGEPYDAALLPGPEDTLTPEDWRAAGYTPPNGIAVPTLNPGAPGDAPWPDRMRTLLRTPMSERPAFERTPRERQSEATARNVPRILDLTLRIGELLLASGEAAEDVEAAMLGIAHAYRLDHCEPQVTFTLIGISHQPSLVEPPVTADRVVRRRTSDYTRLAAVYKLVADITAEQVTVNDAYRRLAEIRRNRHPYPVWLLSLTTGLLAGAATFLVGGRLDAKAWLVFANAFVAAILGDRLASLIARRGLPEFYQFVVAAMPAAVSGIVLSFNDLGLRGSVVITGGLFALLPGRAMVAAVQDGLTGFYITAAARLLEVIYLVAGIVIGVMLILYLGVGFHAKLNPDESLVGINYPPVQLIAAMVLTLAFAMLLQTARRNLLLVTLNSVVGWSSYGVLVYNAQVSPIVATGVAAGLVGLFGQLMARYRYASALPYVTAAIGPLMPGSAIYLGMLSFAQGHSSAGLVSITRAAAIALALAIGVNLGGEIARLFMKIPGSTEPLTLYPAVPRRAAKRTRGF; this is encoded by the coding sequence GTGCCGAAGCGGGGCCGGCCGGGCGGCGGCAAGAGGGCCAGAGGCGGCAGGGCGGCCCCGCCCGCCCGGGACACCCGGGACACCCGCCAGGTGCACCCCTCCGACGCCCCGCCCACCGAGGGCCTGCTGGGCCACCCCGCCCCGCCGGCGGGCGCCGCCGACGTGCCGTTCGCCCCGGCCACCGAGGGCCTGCTGACCCCGTCCGTCGAGGCGCCGGCGGCCCGGTCCCGGGCCGCCGAGCTGCGGGCGATCGAGCTGCGGACCGCCGAGCTGATGACGGGGTCCGTCGCCGCCGGGTCGGCCACGGCCGGGTCCGCCACCGCAGGCCCCGCGGGGGCCGGCCGCGACGACGGTGAGCCGTACGACGCCGCCCTGCTGCCCGGTCCGGAGGACACCCTCACCCCCGAGGACTGGCGCGCCGCCGGCTACACCCCGCCGAACGGGATCGCCGTCCCCACCCTGAACCCCGGCGCCCCCGGCGACGCCCCCTGGCCGGACCGGATGCGCACCCTGCTGCGCACGCCGATGTCCGAGCGCCCGGCGTTCGAGCGCACCCCGCGCGAGCGGCAGTCCGAGGCGACCGCGCGCAACGTCCCGCGCATCCTCGACCTGACGCTGCGCATCGGCGAGCTGCTGCTGGCCAGCGGCGAGGCGGCGGAGGACGTCGAGGCCGCCATGCTCGGCATCGCCCACGCCTACCGGCTGGACCACTGCGAGCCGCAGGTGACCTTCACCCTGATCGGGATCTCCCACCAGCCCTCGCTGGTCGAGCCCCCCGTCACCGCCGACCGGGTGGTCCGCCGCCGGACCTCCGACTACACCCGGCTCGCCGCCGTCTACAAGCTGGTGGCCGACATCACCGCCGAGCAGGTGACGGTCAACGACGCGTACCGCCGGCTCGCCGAGATCCGCCGCAACCGGCACCCGTACCCGGTCTGGCTGCTCTCGCTCACCACCGGCCTGCTGGCCGGCGCGGCGACCTTCTTGGTCGGCGGCCGGCTGGACGCCAAGGCCTGGCTGGTGTTCGCCAACGCCTTCGTCGCGGCGATCCTCGGCGACCGGCTGGCCTCGCTGATCGCCCGGCGCGGGCTGCCGGAGTTCTACCAGTTCGTGGTCGCCGCGATGCCGGCCGCGGTCTCCGGCATCGTGCTCTCCTTCAACGACCTGGGCCTGCGCGGATCGGTCGTCATCACCGGCGGGCTGTTCGCGCTGCTGCCCGGGCGGGCCATGGTCGCGGCCGTCCAGGACGGACTGACCGGCTTCTACATCACCGCCGCCGCCCGGCTGCTCGAAGTGATCTACCTGGTCGCCGGCATCGTGATCGGCGTGATGCTGATCCTCTACCTGGGCGTGGGCTTCCACGCCAAGCTCAACCCGGACGAGAGCCTGGTCGGGATCAACTACCCGCCGGTCCAGCTGATCGCCGCGATGGTGCTGACGCTGGCCTTCGCGATGCTGCTGCAGACCGCGCGCAGAAACCTTTTGCTGGTCACCCTGAACAGCGTCGTCGGCTGGTCCAGCTACGGGGTGCTGGTCTACAACGCCCAGGTCTCCCCGATCGTCGCCACCGGCGTCGCGGCCGGCCTGGTCGGTCTGTTCGGCCAGCTGATGGCCCGTTACCGGTACGCCTCGGCGCTCCCGTACGTGACCGCGGCGATCGGCCCGCTGATGCCCGGCTCGGCGATCTACCTCGGCATGCTCTCCTTCGCGCAGGGCCACTCCAGCGCCGGCCTGGTCTCGATCACCCGGGCCGCCGCCATCGCCCTCGCCCTCGCCATCGGCGTGAACCTGGGAGGTGAGATCGCGCGTCTGTTCATGAAGATCCCCGGCAGCACCGAGCCGCTGACGCTCTACCCGGCCGTCCCCCGGCGCGCCGCGAAACGCACCCGGGGATTCTGA
- a CDS encoding DedA family protein, giving the protein MTSLALGPSWLDPTTLISAFGLIGILAIVFAESGLLIGFFLPGDSLLFTTGMLVAGGTYLHQPLWLVCLLVVAAAVAGDQVGYLFGRKVGPGLFSRPDSRLFQQENVEKAAAFFERHGPKAIVLARFVPIVRTFTPVVAGVSRMNYRSFVLFNVIGGVLWGAGVTVLGYFLGQIAFVRDNIEPILIAIVLLSAVPVAIELLRARRAAGRVDAPRHAAVDEEPAADRAR; this is encoded by the coding sequence GTGACCAGCCTCGCCCTCGGCCCGTCCTGGCTCGACCCGACCACGCTGATCTCCGCCTTCGGCCTGATCGGGATCCTGGCGATCGTGTTCGCCGAGTCCGGCCTGCTGATCGGCTTCTTCCTGCCCGGCGACTCCCTGCTCTTCACCACCGGCATGCTGGTGGCCGGCGGCACCTACCTGCACCAGCCGCTCTGGCTGGTCTGCCTGCTGGTGGTGGCGGCCGCGGTCGCCGGCGACCAGGTCGGCTACCTCTTCGGCCGCAAGGTGGGCCCCGGCCTCTTCAGCCGGCCCGACTCCCGGCTCTTCCAGCAGGAGAACGTGGAGAAGGCCGCCGCCTTCTTCGAGCGGCACGGGCCCAAGGCGATCGTGCTGGCACGGTTCGTGCCGATCGTGCGGACCTTCACCCCGGTCGTCGCCGGGGTGAGCCGGATGAACTACCGCTCCTTCGTGCTGTTCAACGTGATCGGCGGCGTGCTCTGGGGCGCGGGCGTCACCGTGCTCGGCTACTTCCTCGGGCAGATCGCCTTCGTCCGGGACAACATCGAGCCGATCCTGATCGCCATCGTGCTGCTCTCCGCGGTGCCGGTCGCGATCGAGCTGCTGCGGGCCCGGCGGGCCGCCGGCCGGGTCGACGCCCCCCGGCACGCGGCCGTCGACGAGGAGCCGGCCGCCGACCGCGCCCGGTAG
- a CDS encoding tetratricopeptide repeat protein yields the protein MSTDIWAWVHDAHQQLAEAGHHRLAEAIYELPGHANEGRNDQLDAVFPEAVAAARALDLPWVEVYLRHWRMQNLLNKRHQGEQALPEAVDLLEFAHREQTASCPQSVCVVQDFAICHARVDGPGFVPERLAVLSETLDRIEPARACFDCLSREYSDALEDDGRPADALSHLDTAATRMRAAGQRLSLHFHHSRAGTLHLLGRDEEVLALLDTAERAERARGAELNESDRRWGAMLRSRALARLGRTQEALALLPSADEAERHPDLRPAWVATIEILHAAGAHENTAELGAALTGWVGYLDSTGSHRPCVDLLLAAGRLALARGARTVALTLAATGERKLTQLRRTDGVAEQVAGLRAAAGALPEPELPVPPGELLALLAARTEPGAPEADADLIAAARSRHSGDRAEATDLALRLAGLLGALGHTRAAADLLWERLDQDPGHQELTGLLGAVLIDAGDGDGVRRLADRLMATSPADAYWTRARWAAAESRWAEVGEHCAALLAQEPSRINTRRLAAAAATELGDHPRAQRLYEEILLHALPAEGTPPEQQHRTVQEADLWHLVTAATANRDWPAVRAAGARIGIEFDEPEGPVDEEWQLVTVRAARTNGASVDLPAVRTGPATARLLPVLGDDLDLNHGDVVVFAPALLERPPGEDAPQQVRERWRPVFQLLTLLDPAGYTTWWIDGAWPGDKKWAAFRQELSEAGYAVWAYSSDEYAVTDPEDEDEMLPGIYAAVGVPPTARTAEADALLQRLTKRWKHPLAWLDLAKAAGVDTARHEKTVERYGL from the coding sequence ATGAGCACCGACATCTGGGCCTGGGTCCACGACGCCCACCAGCAGCTCGCCGAGGCCGGCCACCACCGACTCGCCGAGGCCATCTACGAACTCCCCGGCCACGCCAACGAGGGCCGCAACGACCAGCTGGACGCGGTGTTCCCGGAGGCGGTCGCCGCCGCGCGGGCCCTGGACCTGCCCTGGGTCGAGGTCTACCTGCGGCACTGGCGGATGCAGAACCTGCTGAACAAGCGCCACCAGGGCGAGCAGGCGCTGCCCGAGGCGGTGGACCTGCTGGAGTTCGCCCACCGCGAGCAGACCGCGAGCTGCCCGCAGTCCGTCTGTGTGGTCCAGGACTTCGCCATCTGCCACGCCCGGGTCGACGGCCCCGGCTTCGTGCCCGAGCGGCTCGCCGTCCTCAGCGAGACCCTGGACCGGATCGAGCCCGCCCGGGCCTGCTTCGACTGCCTCTCCCGCGAGTACTCCGACGCCCTGGAGGACGACGGCCGCCCGGCCGACGCGCTCAGCCACCTCGACACCGCCGCCACCCGGATGCGGGCCGCCGGCCAGCGGCTCTCGCTGCACTTCCACCACTCCCGGGCCGGCACCCTGCACCTGCTCGGCCGGGACGAGGAGGTGCTCGCCCTGCTGGACACCGCCGAGCGGGCCGAACGCGCCCGCGGCGCCGAGCTCAACGAGAGCGACCGCCGCTGGGGCGCCATGCTGCGGTCCCGCGCGCTGGCCCGGCTCGGCCGCACCCAGGAGGCGCTCGCCCTGCTGCCCTCGGCCGACGAGGCCGAGCGGCACCCGGACCTGCGGCCGGCCTGGGTCGCCACCATCGAGATCCTGCACGCCGCCGGCGCCCACGAGAACACCGCCGAACTCGGCGCCGCGCTGACCGGCTGGGTCGGCTACCTGGACTCCACCGGCTCGCACCGCCCCTGCGTGGACCTGCTGCTGGCCGCCGGCCGGCTCGCCCTCGCCCGCGGCGCCCGCACGGTGGCGCTGACCCTGGCCGCCACCGGCGAGCGCAAGCTCACCCAGCTGCGCCGCACCGACGGCGTCGCCGAGCAGGTCGCCGGGCTGCGGGCGGCCGCCGGGGCGCTGCCCGAGCCGGAGCTGCCGGTGCCGCCCGGCGAACTCCTCGCCCTGCTGGCCGCCCGGACGGAACCCGGCGCGCCGGAGGCCGACGCCGACCTGATCGCGGCGGCCCGCAGCCGGCACAGCGGCGACCGGGCCGAGGCCACCGACCTGGCGCTGCGCCTGGCCGGGCTGCTCGGCGCGCTCGGCCACACCCGGGCCGCCGCCGACCTGCTCTGGGAGCGACTCGACCAGGACCCGGGCCACCAGGAGCTGACCGGGCTGCTCGGCGCCGTCCTGATCGACGCCGGCGACGGCGACGGGGTGCGCCGCCTCGCGGACCGCCTGATGGCCACCAGCCCCGCCGACGCGTACTGGACGCGGGCCCGCTGGGCCGCCGCCGAGAGCCGCTGGGCCGAGGTCGGCGAGCACTGTGCGGCCCTGCTGGCCCAGGAGCCCAGCCGGATCAACACCCGGCGGCTGGCCGCGGCCGCCGCCACCGAGCTGGGCGACCACCCGCGGGCGCAGCGGCTGTACGAGGAGATCCTGCTGCACGCCCTGCCCGCGGAGGGGACCCCGCCGGAGCAGCAGCACCGGACCGTTCAGGAGGCCGACCTCTGGCACCTGGTCACCGCCGCCACCGCCAACCGCGACTGGCCCGCGGTGCGCGCCGCCGGTGCCCGGATCGGCATCGAGTTCGACGAACCCGAGGGCCCGGTGGACGAGGAGTGGCAGCTCGTCACCGTCCGGGCGGCCCGGACCAACGGCGCCTCGGTGGACCTGCCGGCCGTCCGCACCGGCCCCGCCACCGCCCGCCTGCTGCCGGTGCTCGGGGACGACCTGGACCTCAACCACGGCGACGTGGTGGTCTTCGCCCCCGCCCTGCTGGAGCGCCCGCCGGGCGAGGACGCGCCGCAGCAGGTCCGCGAGCGCTGGCGGCCGGTGTTCCAGCTGCTCACCCTGCTCGACCCGGCGGGCTACACCACCTGGTGGATCGACGGCGCCTGGCCCGGGGACAAGAAGTGGGCGGCCTTCCGGCAGGAGCTGTCCGAGGCCGGGTACGCGGTGTGGGCCTACAGCTCGGACGAGTACGCCGTCACCGACCCCGAGGACGAGGACGAGATGCTGCCCGGCATCTACGCGGCCGTCGGTGTGCCGCCCACGGCCCGGACGGCCGAGGCGGACGCCCTGCTGCAGCGGCTGACGAAGCGCTGGAAGCACCCGCTCGCCTGGCTCGACCTGGCCAAGGCGGCCGGCGTGGACACCGCCCGGCACGAGAAGACCGTCGAGCGCTACGGTCTCTGA
- a CDS encoding ATP-binding protein, with product MSEGHRPDPAPTEDLRTTEVDLGGLVSVLATHLYSTPLVALRELVQNAHDSHTRRRLEDPDGGHTPTIRVRGDSLRRTVSIADTGAGLTEPEIHAYLATVGTGYTRLLREVTGNDELIGAFGLGFLSAFSIADEVTVTTTSHREPALGHRYRSRGGEQYSVEPVAARRAPGSVVELTLKAEHAHLADEQALREVLGRYCVLLSVPVFVGDDERPVNDVPVPWREEPEGDPYAARMRFATAFGRRFEPLAAFPVGPAAGGTDAVGLLWVQDGGTYGSSDNRDLAVYLRGMLLSEDARDLLPGWAGFVGGVVESNRLTPTASREDLQRDEHYRALQQALTDAIVDGLYETARLRPAAWRRILARHGQDLLGAALCDDRLFTLLADDVPVPTSQGDLTAGALRAAGGGAVHIALGSGGGFEEMLYRAMQVPIARGDRYAVLPFLRRYAQLRDCRIVELGSEHGNRELFRDPERPLPAEERAWLAAALADDGEQLVPARFEPPGLPLVLVPDREAELKARIEDDQADARIPSAALRLARAFTARTGGEVKARLYLNLAAPAVQDLLTAYRAGHTGAATAAGLLRSLKVIMAASGPSGASPAGDLTAALAGIGTAVSALTAALPAGLPAVPDTLPDTLPGAPRSGPDQGAGA from the coding sequence ATGTCTGAAGGCCACCGCCCCGACCCCGCGCCCACCGAGGATCTGCGTACGACCGAGGTCGACCTCGGCGGTCTGGTGAGCGTCCTCGCCACGCACCTCTACTCCACGCCGCTGGTCGCCCTGCGCGAACTCGTGCAGAACGCCCACGACTCGCACACCCGGCGCCGGCTGGAGGATCCGGACGGCGGCCACACCCCGACGATCCGGGTCCGCGGCGACTCGCTCCGGCGGACCGTCAGCATCGCGGACACCGGCGCCGGCCTGACCGAGCCGGAGATCCACGCCTACCTCGCCACCGTCGGCACCGGCTACACCCGGCTGCTGCGCGAGGTCACCGGGAACGACGAGCTGATCGGCGCGTTCGGCCTGGGCTTCCTCTCGGCCTTCTCGATCGCCGACGAGGTCACCGTCACCACCACCTCGCACCGCGAGCCCGCCCTGGGCCACCGCTACCGCAGCCGCGGCGGCGAGCAGTACAGCGTCGAGCCGGTCGCCGCCCGACGCGCCCCCGGCAGCGTGGTCGAGCTGACCCTCAAGGCCGAGCACGCCCACCTGGCCGACGAGCAGGCGCTGCGCGAGGTGCTCGGCCGGTACTGCGTCCTGCTGAGCGTCCCGGTCTTCGTCGGGGACGACGAGCGGCCGGTCAACGACGTGCCGGTGCCCTGGCGCGAGGAGCCGGAGGGCGACCCGTACGCGGCCCGGATGCGCTTCGCCACCGCCTTCGGCCGGCGCTTCGAGCCGCTCGCCGCCTTCCCGGTGGGGCCGGCGGCCGGCGGTACCGACGCGGTCGGCCTGCTCTGGGTCCAGGACGGCGGCACCTACGGCAGCAGCGACAACCGCGACCTCGCCGTCTACCTGCGCGGCATGCTGCTCTCCGAGGACGCCCGCGACCTGCTGCCCGGCTGGGCCGGCTTCGTCGGCGGCGTCGTCGAGTCCAACCGGCTCACCCCCACCGCCAGCCGCGAGGACCTCCAGCGCGACGAGCACTACCGGGCGCTCCAGCAGGCCCTCACCGACGCCATCGTCGACGGGCTGTACGAGACCGCCCGGCTGCGGCCCGCGGCCTGGCGTCGGATCCTCGCCCGGCACGGCCAGGACCTGCTCGGTGCGGCGCTCTGCGACGACCGGCTGTTCACCCTGCTCGCCGACGACGTACCCGTCCCGACCTCGCAGGGCGACCTGACGGCGGGCGCGCTGCGGGCGGCAGGCGGCGGCGCGGTGCACATCGCGCTCGGCAGCGGCGGCGGCTTCGAGGAGATGCTGTACCGCGCGATGCAGGTCCCGATCGCGCGCGGCGACCGGTACGCGGTGCTGCCGTTCCTGCGCCGCTACGCGCAGCTGCGGGACTGCCGGATCGTCGAACTCGGCAGCGAGCACGGCAACCGGGAGCTGTTCCGCGACCCCGAGCGCCCGCTGCCCGCCGAGGAGCGGGCCTGGCTGGCCGCGGCCCTCGCGGACGACGGCGAGCAGCTGGTGCCGGCCCGGTTCGAGCCGCCCGGCCTGCCGCTCGTCCTGGTGCCCGACCGGGAGGCGGAGCTCAAGGCCAGGATCGAGGACGACCAGGCGGACGCCCGGATCCCGTCCGCCGCGCTGCGGCTCGCCCGGGCGTTCACCGCCCGCACCGGCGGCGAGGTGAAGGCCCGGCTGTACCTCAACCTGGCGGCGCCCGCCGTCCAGGACCTGCTCACCGCCTACCGCGCCGGGCACACCGGCGCCGCCACGGCGGCCGGCCTGCTCCGCTCGCTCAAGGTGATCATGGCGGCGTCCGGTCCGTCCGGCGCCTCGCCCGCGGGGGACCTCACCGCCGCCCTGGCCGGGATCGGCACCGCCGTCTCGGCCCTGACGGCGGCTCTGCCCGCGGGCCTGCCCGCCGTCCCGGACACGCTCCCCGACACGCTTCCCGGCGCCCCGCGCAGCGGGCCGGACCAGGGGGCGGGAGCCTGA
- a CDS encoding TetR/AcrR family transcriptional regulator: protein MRRGRQGRGCGRVGERVGERVEGAVAGTRRVRPGGGSSRPAGRRAQILLLAADLFHRGGYHQVTMAEVAGGLGITAPALYRHFRGKPELLHQVVGSGLDALAEALAPARGTAELCAALSTVAIDHRPLGTLWQRDARLLPPGQRARLRRELRADVRLMAGVLRADRPDLPQADAELLCWSALSVYGGLSHHGFTPPRRRFERLLRDIGAALLAVPLVGARVEPTVLADPGAARPGQRREELLVAAVRLFHERGFDNVSTDQLGAAVGMSGPSVYHHFDSKAALLAASLVRGRERLRQETEAAVTGAARADAALAAGLRAYIGFARRHSHYLGAMLSETERLAPPDRRTAVEFRRDFLRTWVGLLRQVRPEYDAAEARIRVHSMFALVNDGVRNRPHSERADLGDCLERMARAVLGL from the coding sequence GTGCGCCGCGGGCGGCAGGGCCGCGGCTGCGGCCGGGTGGGCGAGCGGGTGGGCGAGCGGGTGGAGGGCGCGGTGGCGGGGACCCGGCGGGTGCGCCCCGGCGGCGGCAGCAGCCGACCGGCCGGACGCCGGGCGCAGATCCTGCTCCTCGCGGCGGACCTGTTCCACCGCGGCGGCTACCACCAGGTCACCATGGCGGAGGTCGCGGGCGGCCTCGGCATCACCGCGCCCGCCCTCTACCGGCACTTCCGGGGAAAGCCCGAACTGCTCCACCAGGTGGTCGGATCCGGCCTGGACGCCCTCGCCGAGGCCCTCGCCCCGGCCCGCGGAACGGCGGAACTCTGCGCCGCGCTCAGCACCGTGGCGATCGACCACCGCCCGCTCGGCACCCTCTGGCAGCGCGACGCCCGGCTGCTCCCGCCGGGCCAGCGGGCCCGGCTGCGCCGCGAACTGCGCGCCGACGTACGGCTGATGGCCGGCGTCCTGCGCGCCGACCGGCCCGACCTCCCGCAGGCGGACGCGGAACTGCTCTGCTGGTCGGCGCTCTCGGTCTACGGCGGCCTGTCCCACCACGGCTTCACGCCGCCGCGCCGGCGCTTCGAGCGGCTGCTGCGGGACATCGGGGCGGCCCTGCTGGCCGTCCCGCTCGTCGGCGCCCGGGTGGAGCCGACGGTCCTCGCCGACCCGGGGGCGGCCCGGCCGGGGCAGCGGCGTGAGGAACTGCTCGTGGCCGCCGTGCGGCTGTTCCACGAGCGCGGGTTCGACAACGTGAGCACCGATCAGCTCGGCGCGGCGGTCGGGATGTCCGGGCCGAGCGTCTACCACCACTTCGACAGCAAGGCCGCGCTGCTCGCCGCCTCGCTGGTGCGCGGCCGGGAGCGGCTCCGGCAGGAGACCGAGGCCGCGGTCACCGGCGCGGCCCGGGCGGACGCGGCGCTGGCGGCCGGCCTGCGGGCGTACATCGGCTTCGCCCGCCGTCACAGCCACTACCTGGGCGCCATGCTGAGCGAGACCGAGCGGCTGGCCCCGCCCGACCGCAGGACGGCCGTGGAATTCCGCCGGGACTTCCTGCGGACCTGGGTCGGGCTGCTGCGGCAGGTCCGCCCGGAGTACGACGCCGCGGAGGCCCGGATCCGGGTGCACTCGATGTTCGCTCTGGTCAACGACGGTGTCCGGAACCGCCCGCACAGCGAGCGGGCGGACCTCGGGGACTGCCTGGAGCGGATGGCCCGGGCCGTGCTCGGCCTCTGA